One segment of Arcanobacterium haemolyticum DSM 20595 DNA contains the following:
- a CDS encoding DUF3039 domain-containing protein produces the protein MSISDPYSAPGAPETPGLDPFSTTAVLERTEEQKAPGDDERFAHYVRKDRITQSAVEGGPVVALCGKVWTPVRNPDKYPVCPTCKAIFEQMGNMGNAWPFGPNIPGNDGGNNGTGGGQ, from the coding sequence ATGTCTATTTCTGATCCATACTCAGCACCAGGCGCACCAGAAACCCCAGGCCTCGATCCATTCTCTACCACGGCTGTCTTAGAACGCACTGAAGAACAGAAAGCTCCAGGTGATGATGAACGATTCGCGCACTACGTGCGCAAAGATCGCATCACACAGTCTGCCGTTGAAGGTGGCCCAGTTGTGGCTTTGTGCGGGAAAGTATGGACTCCAGTTCGTAACCCAGATAAATACCCAGTGTGCCCCACATGCAAAGCCATCTTTGAACAGATGGGCAACATGGGCAACGCGTGGCCATTTGGGCCAAACATCCCTGGCAATGATGGGGGTAACAACGGCACAGGAGGTGGCCAATGA